A single window of Mycolicibacterium aurum DNA harbors:
- a CDS encoding EVE domain-containing protein, whose amino-acid sequence MTNWINTVSRDHVERGVRGRFTQANHGKPHMLRKMERGDWIVFYSPRTVYPDGPALQAFTAIGRIVDDEPYPADISSESPLWRRNVDFLDCVETPIRPLLPDLDFIEDKARWGYKFRFGVFRIDDHDLEVIRAAMVAGVAQASAPS is encoded by the coding sequence ATGACGAACTGGATCAACACAGTCAGCCGCGATCACGTCGAACGCGGTGTTCGCGGCCGTTTCACTCAGGCCAACCACGGTAAACCGCACATGCTGCGCAAGATGGAGCGCGGCGACTGGATCGTCTTCTACTCCCCCCGGACCGTGTACCCCGACGGTCCTGCCCTGCAGGCGTTCACCGCCATCGGCCGGATCGTCGACGACGAGCCCTACCCGGCAGACATCTCGTCGGAATCTCCGCTCTGGCGACGCAACGTCGACTTCCTCGACTGCGTCGAGACACCCATCCGGCCGCTGCTACCTGACCTGGACTTCATCGAGGACAAGGCCCGCTGGGGGTACAAGTTCCGGTTCGGGGTGTTCCGGATCGACGATCACGACCTCGAGGTGATCCGCGCTGCGATGGTTGCGGGGGTGGCCCAGGCGTCGGCGCCCTCATAG
- a CDS encoding DivIVA domain-containing protein: protein MSDGALTGDYLRNVTFEKPPWGKRGYNEKAVADFVALCARRLDGRGHLTAEDVRNVRFNKPPFGKRGFDENQVDDLLAEIASAIDHLDARS from the coding sequence ATGAGCGACGGTGCCCTCACAGGCGACTACCTGCGGAACGTGACGTTCGAGAAGCCGCCCTGGGGCAAGCGTGGTTACAACGAGAAGGCCGTCGCCGACTTCGTGGCTCTGTGTGCCCGCCGGCTCGACGGGCGCGGTCACCTGACCGCCGAGGACGTGCGCAACGTGCGCTTCAACAAACCGCCGTTCGGCAAGCGCGGCTTCGACGAGAACCAGGTCGACGACCTGCTCGCCGAAATCGCCTCGGCCATAGACCATCTCGATGCCCGGTCCTGA